In Deltaproteobacteria bacterium, one DNA window encodes the following:
- a CDS encoding DUF4258 domain-containing protein has product MDREKIAELVREGKYRLTLHAQQRMDQRAITLEELKEVIYHGEVIEEYPHDKPFPSCLMMGRIRGGFPLYIVLSLESWVHIITVHWMDPEKWLDPQTRREKK; this is encoded by the coding sequence ATGGACCGCGAAAAAATAGCCGAACTTGTCAGAGAGGGGAAATACCGCCTGACGTTACATGCCCAACAGAGGATGGACCAGCGGGCCATCACGCTTGAAGAACTCAAGGAAGTCATATATCATGGAGAAGTCATCGAAGAATATCCTCACGACAAGCCCTTTCCGTCGTGTCTGATGATGGGGCGGATTCGGGGGGGATTTCCTCTCTATATTGTGTTAAGCCTTGAAAGTTGGGTCCATATTATTACCGTGCATTGGATGGACCCTGAGAAGTGGCTGGATCCACAAACACGAAGGGAAAAGAAATGA
- a CDS encoding BrnA antitoxin family protein: MSSALLTYVQNVNTLKGASNFFRNAIIRLPEPKSSITIRLDPDILKWLKSHGPRYQTRINAILRTYMEAKKG; the protein is encoded by the coding sequence ATGAGTAGTGCGCTATTGACATATGTACAAAATGTAAATACACTTAAAGGAGCCTCAAATTTTTTTAGGAATGCGATTATCCGGCTCCCCGAACCTAAGTCCAGTATCACCATTCGACTCGATCCCGATATCTTAAAATGGCTGAAATCCCACGGGCCTCGCTATCAAACCCGAATTAACGCCATTCTCCGTACATACATGGAAGCTAAGAAAGGCTAA
- the dnaB gene encoding replicative DNA helicase, which produces MSFRNAASPQAEVLKAKVPPQNIEAERAVIGAILIDHEAINRVLEILRPDAFYREGHRKIFEAMIALSEKGEPTDCVTVSNHLQATGLLDFIGGASYLSGLVDSIPSSANVASYAKIVREKALVRRLIDASAEIATQSYERGEDPDALIDFAEKKIFDLAENRMGQSFTPVKDLVKDSFKRIEQLFESKTQITGLATGFKEFDHITCGLQPSDLIIIAGRPSMGKTALALNIGEYAAISGKAVVAFFSLEMSREQLVLRMLCSQARIDSARLRRGQIEERDWPNLTKAAGHLSEINLFIDDTPAISVMEMRAKLRRLKREKGLNLAVVDYLQLVRSSGNVNSREQEISEISRSLKALAKELKVPVVALSQLNRAVENRQNRRPQLSDLRESGAIEQDADVIAFIYRDEVYDPNSPDKGIAEIIVGKQRNGPIGVSRLVFLSNFTRFEDLSYEPAPDLDSPPVDEV; this is translated from the coding sequence ATGTCTTTCCGCAACGCCGCCAGTCCGCAAGCTGAAGTGCTCAAGGCAAAAGTTCCCCCCCAGAATATCGAGGCCGAACGGGCGGTCATCGGCGCCATTCTCATCGATCACGAGGCGATCAATCGGGTGCTGGAAATTTTGCGCCCCGACGCCTTCTACCGCGAGGGGCACCGCAAAATCTTCGAGGCGATGATCGCCCTCTCTGAAAAGGGGGAGCCGACCGATTGCGTTACCGTTTCCAACCATCTTCAGGCAACGGGCCTTCTCGACTTCATTGGCGGGGCCTCGTATCTTTCGGGGCTGGTCGATTCCATTCCCTCTTCCGCCAACGTCGCCTCCTATGCCAAAATCGTCCGCGAAAAGGCGCTCGTCCGCCGATTGATCGATGCGTCGGCCGAAATTGCGACTCAAAGCTATGAAAGAGGGGAAGACCCGGATGCCCTGATCGACTTTGCCGAAAAAAAGATCTTCGATCTGGCCGAAAACAGGATGGGGCAGAGTTTCACGCCGGTGAAAGACCTGGTGAAGGACAGCTTCAAGAGAATTGAACAGCTCTTTGAGAGCAAAACGCAGATCACGGGGCTGGCCACGGGTTTTAAGGAGTTCGATCATATCACCTGCGGCCTGCAACCCTCCGACCTGATCATCATCGCCGGGCGGCCGTCGATGGGAAAGACGGCGCTGGCCCTCAATATCGGCGAATACGCCGCCATCTCCGGCAAGGCCGTTGTCGCCTTTTTTTCGCTGGAAATGTCGCGGGAACAACTGGTTCTGCGCATGCTCTGTTCGCAGGCCCGCATCGATTCGGCCCGCCTGCGGAGGGGGCAGATCGAAGAGCGCGACTGGCCGAATTTGACAAAGGCGGCGGGACACCTCTCCGAGATCAATCTTTTCATCGACGACACGCCGGCCATTTCGGTGATGGAGATGCGGGCCAAACTGCGGCGGCTCAAAAGGGAAAAGGGACTGAATCTGGCCGTGGTTGACTATCTTCAACTGGTGCGCTCCTCGGGGAACGTCAACAGCCGCGAACAGGAAATTTCGGAAATTTCCCGGTCATTGAAGGCGCTGGCCAAGGAGCTCAAGGTGCCGGTGGTGGCCCTCTCCCAGTTGAACCGCGCCGTCGAAAACCGCCAGAACCGCAGGCCGCAACTCTCCGATCTTCGCGAATCGGGGGCGATCGAACAGGATGCCGACGTCATTGCCTTTATCTACCGCGACGAGGTCTACGACCCCAACTCGCCCGACAAGGGGATTGCCGAGATCATCGTGGGTAAGCAGAGAAACGGCCCCATCGGCGTCTCGCGGCTGGTCTTTTTAAGCAATTTTACCCGCTTCGAAGACCTCTCGTACGAACCGGCGCCGGATCTGGATAGTCCGCCCGTGGACGAGGTTTGA
- a CDS encoding YgiT-type zinc finger protein — translation MKKERCANCGGKLLPRRVEYEKIIGRHRALFDEVPANVCLECDEIWLDGKIAEKMERLFYKGAKPTRKVTIPVWSLAKVA, via the coding sequence ATGAAAAAAGAAAGATGCGCCAATTGCGGAGGAAAACTGCTCCCCAGAAGAGTGGAGTACGAAAAGATTATTGGACGCCATCGTGCCCTGTTTGATGAGGTGCCGGCGAATGTTTGTCTTGAGTGCGATGAAATCTGGCTCGACGGCAAAATTGCCGAAAAGATGGAGCGGCTTTTTTACAAGGGCGCCAAACCCACGCGCAAGGTTACCATCCCGGTCTGGTCGCTTGCGAAGGTCGCCTGA
- a CDS encoding DUF2232 domain-containing protein gives MNSETPTPKRYRPAIGILLTLALYLSGFFVLLTPLPPLYHWLVDRRRALWGVVLPIFAILVFVYAVLLDPLARFYQAHPAWSWLLPIPGMNFRPFLSSRTAALFGLVYFLFFVGVAGVVQHILSRPVHVTRVLGGAALVFSAAGLLLYAGYASIQGISPFGFASDYIQLVINEFIQVQEKAGLPLSRLAVLRENAPLFARIWLLFSPSILFCAVLFILVLNLAVGKKILSPFVRSIGRVSLNATALEFFWVWAVIFCVGVLLLNSFFFRQTWLLAASANILFILIFAYFLQGLAIVSWFFEKRNVGSLVRLLLYGLIVVLFQIVGVLVTGLGFFDSWFDFRKLSRPPGQKKT, from the coding sequence ATGAATTCTGAAACGCCGACACCCAAAAGATACCGCCCAGCCATCGGAATTTTACTCACCCTCGCCCTCTATTTGAGCGGTTTTTTTGTCCTTTTGACGCCACTCCCCCCCCTCTATCACTGGCTGGTTGACCGCAGGAGAGCCCTTTGGGGGGTCGTCCTTCCCATTTTTGCAATTCTTGTTTTTGTCTACGCGGTTTTACTCGATCCCCTCGCCCGTTTTTATCAGGCGCATCCCGCCTGGTCGTGGCTCCTTCCGATTCCCGGCATGAATTTCAGGCCCTTTCTTTCGTCCCGGACGGCGGCCCTGTTCGGCCTTGTCTATTTTCTTTTTTTTGTCGGGGTCGCGGGGGTGGTTCAGCACATCCTGTCGCGCCCGGTTCATGTCACCCGCGTTCTAGGCGGGGCCGCCCTTGTCTTTTCCGCCGCGGGTTTATTGCTCTACGCGGGATATGCGTCAATCCAGGGGATCTCGCCCTTCGGTTTTGCCTCCGACTATATCCAACTGGTGATCAATGAATTCATTCAGGTTCAGGAAAAAGCGGGGCTCCCCCTCTCGCGCCTGGCTGTTTTAAGGGAAAATGCCCCCCTCTTTGCCCGCATCTGGCTTCTCTTTTCGCCATCCATCCTCTTTTGCGCTGTTCTCTTCATCCTCGTTTTGAATCTGGCCGTCGGCAAAAAAATCCTTTCCCCTTTTGTCCGCTCCATCGGCCGGGTGAGCCTCAATGCCACGGCCCTTGAGTTTTTCTGGGTCTGGGCGGTTATTTTTTGCGTGGGGGTCCTTCTTTTGAACAGCTTTTTTTTCCGGCAGACCTGGCTTTTGGCGGCCTCGGCCAATATACTTTTTATTTTGATTTTTGCCTATTTTTTGCAGGGGCTGGCGATTGTCTCGTGGTTTTTTGAGAAAAGAAACGTCGGATCGCTGGTTCGCCTTCTGCTTTACGGGTTGATTGTCGTTCTGTTTCAGATAGTGGGGGTTCTCGTCACGGGGCTTGGTTTTTTCGATTCCTGGTTCGATTTTCGGAAACTCTCCCGCCCGCCGGGTCAGAAAAAAACGTAA
- a CDS encoding 30S ribosomal protein S12: protein MPTINQLVRLGREAVMHKTASPALMQSPQKRGVCVRVYTTTPKKPNSALRKVARVRLTNGVEVTSYIPGEGHNLQEHSVVMIRGGRVKDLPGVRYHIIRGLLDTQGVEKRRQSRSKYGAKRPK from the coding sequence ATGCCGACAATTAATCAACTGGTTCGATTGGGACGCGAGGCGGTCATGCACAAGACAGCCTCGCCGGCGCTGATGCAGTCGCCGCAGAAGCGGGGGGTCTGCGTCCGCGTGTATACAACCACCCCCAAAAAGCCGAATTCGGCCCTCCGCAAGGTGGCGCGTGTACGGCTGACCAACGGCGTCGAGGTGACCTCGTACATTCCCGGCGAGGGGCACAACCTGCAGGAGCACTCGGTGGTGATGATCCGCGGCGGCCGGGTGAAGGATCTGCCGGGGGTCCGCTATCATATTATTCGCGGATTGCTTGATACCCAGGGGGTTGAAAAACGCCGGCAGAGCCGAAGCAAGTACGGGGCGAAACGTCCAAAATAA
- a CDS encoding 50S ribosomal protein L9 yields the protein MQIILQKSVPHLGLVGDVVDVSNGYYRNFLGPRNLALLANPKSIRQVEHQKKVIEAKKIKEKAYATAVKEKMEANPVTIAHSAGAGDKLFGSVTSHEIIAALKGAGFEADKKLVKLESPIKTLGEHVVEVKLHPDVVAQVKIVVAKK from the coding sequence ATGCAAATCATCCTTCAAAAAAGCGTTCCCCATCTGGGTCTGGTTGGCGACGTGGTGGATGTGTCCAACGGCTATTACCGCAACTTCCTCGGCCCCCGAAATTTGGCGCTGTTGGCCAACCCCAAAAGCATCCGCCAGGTGGAGCACCAGAAAAAGGTCATCGAGGCCAAAAAGATCAAGGAAAAAGCTTATGCCACGGCCGTCAAGGAAAAGATGGAGGCAAATCCGGTAACCATCGCTCATTCCGCGGGCGCCGGCGACAAACTCTTCGGCTCGGTCACCTCTCACGAGATCATCGCGGCGCTCAAAGGGGCCGGGTTCGAGGCGGATAAAAAGCTCGTCAAACTCGAATCACCCATTAAAACTCTGGGAGAGCATGTTGTCGAGGTAAAGTTGCATCCGGATGTGGTTGCCCAGGTTAAAATTGTCGTCGCCAAGAAGTAA
- the rpsR gene encoding 30S ribosomal protein S18 gives VRQLGGFLSERGKLAPKRISGNCAYHQRRVVEAVKRARILALLPYTAAHATAA, from the coding sequence TGGTGCGCCAGCTGGGGGGTTTTCTTTCCGAAAGGGGGAAACTGGCCCCCAAGCGGATTTCGGGGAATTGCGCCTACCACCAGCGGCGGGTTGTGGAGGCGGTAAAACGGGCGCGCATCCTGGCCCTGCTTCCCTACACTGCGGCGCACGCGACGGCGGCATGA